A window from Megalops cyprinoides isolate fMegCyp1 chromosome 8, fMegCyp1.pri, whole genome shotgun sequence encodes these proteins:
- the LOC118781909 gene encoding ethanolamine kinase 1-like isoform X2 has translation MEAGLETRRGSPVHLDMAVDENDPRSGVLVLLEHLRPKWKPADIKLKFFTEGITNQLMGCYVDSLLGDVVLVRVYGRMTELYVDREKELETFQVFHAHGCGPELYCSFRNGICYQFVRGVVLDDRLLRQPAIYRLIAVEMARIHSIQPKTGSPAEPVLWKKISEFLQLVRTAQNESPLHQWLPSDLPSVNVLVSETETLKRHLAQITSPTVLCHNDLLIKNIIYNQAEGSVRFIDYEYADYNYQAYDIGNHFNEFAGVNNVDYSLYPSQDLQRDWLTAYLESYKQCMGQESFASDAEVKRLYVQVCFTLFMGPLGSSPSQILHN, from the exons ATGGAGGCAGGCCTGGAGACGCGACGAGGCTCACCTGTGCACCTGGACATGGCTGTGGATGAAAATGACCCCAGGAGCGGGGTTCTGGTGCTGCTTGAACACCTGCGGCCCAAGTGGAAGCCAGCTGACATCAAACTGAAG TTCTTCACAGAAGGGATCACCAACCAGCTGATGGGCTGCTATGTGGACTCTCTGCTGGGAGATGTGGTCCTAGTGCGTGTGTATGGGAGGATGACCGAGCTGTATGTGGATcgggagaaggagctggagacCTTCCAGGTGTTTCATGCTCATGGCTGCGGCCCAGAGCTCTACTGCAGCTTCAGGAACGGCATCTGCTACCAGTTTGTGAGGGGAGTGGTACTGGACGACAGACTGCTGAGACAGCCGGCCATATACAG GTTAATTGCAGTTGAAATGGCAAGAATCCACTCGATCCAGCCAAAGACCGGATCACCTGCTGAGCCTGTCCTGTGGAAGAAGATCTCTGAATTCCTCCAACTAGTCCGAACTGCTCAGAATGAGTCACCACTGCACCAGTG GCTCCCTTCGGACCTGCCCAGTGTCAATGTCCTTGTGAGTGAAACGGAGACTCTGAAAAGACACCTCGCCCAGATCACCTCCCCAACAGTCCTCTGTCATAATGACCTCCTGATAAAAAACATCATCTATAACCAGGCTGAGG GTTCAGTGCGGTTCATCGACTATGAGTATGCCGATTACAACTACCAGGCATATGACATTGGCAACCACTTCAATGAGTTTGCAG GTGTCAACAACGTAGATTACAGCCTGTACCCGAGTCAAGACTTGCAGAGAGACTGGTTGACAGCTTATCTGGAGAGCTATAAGCAGTGCATGGGGCAGGAGTCCTTCGCCTCAGATGCGGAGGTGAAGAGACTGTATGTACAAGTGT